A DNA window from Thiobacillus denitrificans ATCC 25259 contains the following coding sequences:
- a CDS encoding DUF302 domain-containing protein translates to MFIRTFVAGLVMLSSLLALPAHAMAPRVEPAPKSTQSGVYKIPIDRNVSLDEAAESMRLRANALNLKLVSELPLSEQVEAVTGQPQRVITIFQFCDAVTAKELIDMNMDFAIYMPCRIALIEAADGQGWLVMTDIDVDMVAAEKKLQERLTTRIKAVREGLIEIMQAGAKGAL, encoded by the coding sequence ATGTTTATCAGAACCTTTGTCGCGGGCCTCGTCATGCTGTCCTCACTGCTGGCCCTACCCGCGCATGCGATGGCGCCGCGTGTCGAGCCGGCGCCGAAGAGTACGCAGAGCGGTGTCTACAAGATCCCGATCGACCGCAATGTGAGCCTCGACGAGGCCGCCGAATCGATGCGGCTGCGCGCCAATGCCCTCAATCTCAAGCTCGTCTCGGAGCTGCCGCTGTCGGAGCAGGTGGAGGCGGTGACCGGGCAGCCGCAACGCGTCATCACGATCTTCCAGTTCTGCGACGCCGTCACGGCGAAGGAACTGATCGACATGAACATGGATTTCGCGATCTACATGCCCTGCCGCATCGCGCTGATCGAGGCGGCCGACGGCCAGGGCTGGCTGGTCATGACCGACATCGACGTCGACATGGTCGCTGCCGAGAAGAAACTCCAGGAGCGCCTGACGACGCGCATCAAGGCCGTGCGCGAAGGCCTGATCGAGATCATGCAGGCCGGCGCCAAGGGCGCGTTGTAA